The Diaphorobacter ruginosibacter genome contains a region encoding:
- a CDS encoding YwqG family protein, translated as MKLDDFEQLVTTHPVLASHAEFLRGMLKPCVRIQVTDQLPRDAQSRFGGIPLLPPGFAWPQHEVGVYRFLAQIDFSEIANRPESLPEAGLLVLFYAEYAPDSDGEEEIFWGDEGYVKAAFFEDPAMLVATPPPRGKAVPGRRILLTGEWDLPRHSDLRKDWPLDSEVLDGLLEDPGAMYGKPSSDALLPTDYLLGYPSYYSLGYDPTPGPQWVSLLTLHSHDAFEWCWHDGDKLMVFIEQDRLAARDFGALQCDAG; from the coding sequence GTGAAGCTCGACGATTTCGAACAACTGGTGACCACCCATCCCGTCCTGGCATCCCACGCGGAGTTCCTGCGCGGGATGCTCAAGCCCTGCGTTCGCATCCAGGTGACCGATCAGCTTCCCCGGGATGCGCAAAGCCGGTTTGGCGGCATTCCTTTGCTGCCGCCCGGCTTTGCCTGGCCGCAGCACGAGGTTGGCGTCTACCGCTTCCTGGCCCAGATCGATTTTTCAGAGATCGCCAACCGGCCGGAGTCGCTGCCGGAGGCGGGCCTCCTGGTACTTTTCTATGCCGAATATGCCCCCGACTCGGATGGCGAGGAGGAGATCTTCTGGGGCGACGAAGGGTATGTGAAGGCCGCTTTTTTCGAGGATCCCGCCATGCTTGTCGCCACGCCCCCGCCGCGCGGCAAGGCCGTGCCGGGGCGGCGCATCCTGTTGACTGGCGAGTGGGACCTGCCGCGCCACAGCGACCTGCGAAAGGACTGGCCGTTGGACTCCGAGGTGCTGGATGGCCTGCTTGAGGATCCGGGTGCCATGTACGGCAAGCCATCCTCCGATGCGCTGCTGCCCACCGACTATCTGCTGGGATACCCTTCGTACTACAGCCTGGGCTATGACCCCACGCCCGGCCCGCAATGGGTTTCGCTGCTCACCTTGCACTCGCACGATGCGTTCGAATGGTGCTGGCACGACGGGGACAAGCTCATGGTATTCATCGAGCAGGACAGGCTGGCAGCACGTGACTTCGGCGCGCTGCAATGCGACGCGGGTTGA
- a CDS encoding SMI1/KNR4 family protein has product MGVENEDLPPLCWPDLPDASARSNWYRLVIAAYADSWEGHPSAPRIAPAPEASIAECEARIGCELPEGLARYHREFGALGLSETLCSVSPEGSEPIQPLIDAYPGLAERELSEEEQALAEQMVAFSDYLGNGNMFCFHRETKAVWYFDHDADPALTLFSAHVPDYLDALMLKMLAEVHDEEEKGEALLVEKFGKALVRKWMY; this is encoded by the coding sequence ATGGGTGTTGAAAACGAAGACCTGCCGCCGCTGTGTTGGCCCGATCTTCCTGATGCGTCGGCGCGCAGCAACTGGTATCGCCTGGTGATTGCCGCGTATGCCGACTCGTGGGAGGGTCATCCGAGCGCGCCTCGCATCGCTCCGGCGCCAGAGGCTTCCATCGCGGAGTGCGAGGCCAGAATTGGTTGCGAATTGCCCGAGGGCCTTGCCCGCTATCACAGGGAATTCGGGGCCCTGGGTCTGTCCGAAACCCTGTGCTCCGTGAGTCCCGAAGGCAGCGAGCCGATTCAGCCGTTGATCGATGCCTATCCCGGTTTGGCGGAGCGGGAGCTGTCCGAGGAAGAACAGGCGCTGGCCGAACAGATGGTGGCGTTCAGCGACTATCTCGGCAATGGGAATATGTTCTGCTTTCACCGGGAGACCAAGGCGGTCTGGTATTTCGACCACGATGCCGATCCGGCACTGACCTTGTTTTCAGCCCATGTTCCAGACTATCTTGATGCATTGATGCTCAAGATGCTTGCCGAGGTGCATGACGAGGAGGAGAAGGGGGAGGCTCTCCTCGTCGAGAAGTTCGGGAAAGCCTTGGTCCGCAAGTGGATGTACTGA
- a CDS encoding organic hydroperoxide resistance protein, with protein MASLDKVLYTAHTHTTGGRDGAARSSDGRLDIALSSPGGAGQGTNPEQLFAAGYSACFMGAMKAVAARQKITLPQDASIDAEVDLGPVGEAYGIAVRMSIHLPGMDKAAAQQLVNTAHLVCPYSNATRGNIDVQLTVA; from the coding sequence ATGGCATCACTGGACAAGGTTCTCTACACCGCCCATACACACACCACGGGCGGCCGCGACGGTGCGGCGCGCAGCAGCGACGGACGCCTCGATATCGCGCTGTCCTCACCCGGCGGCGCAGGCCAGGGCACGAACCCTGAACAACTGTTTGCGGCGGGCTATTCCGCATGCTTCATGGGCGCCATGAAAGCCGTGGCGGCCCGCCAGAAGATCACGCTGCCGCAGGATGCCTCCATCGACGCGGAGGTCGATCTCGGCCCGGTGGGTGAAGCCTATGGCATTGCCGTGCGCATGAGCATCCACCTGCCCGGCATGGACAAGGCCGCCGCGCAGCAGCTCGTCAATACCGCACACCTGGTCTGCCCCTACTCCAACGCCACGCGCGGCAACATCGACGTGCAGCTCACCGTGGCCTGA
- a CDS encoding MarR family winged helix-turn-helix transcriptional regulator, producing the protein MISTTRRQRDSSLHLDNQLCFALYSASLATTKLYKPLLDPLGLTYPQYLVMLVLWEQDDRMVSELGERLYLDSGTLTPLLKRMEAAGWLHRLRDAADERRVRVHLTLAGRALREQARGIPACLSQQVGGTLAELEALTRQLQQLRGQMMAPQPTPASSER; encoded by the coding sequence ATGATCTCCACTACCCGTCGCCAGCGTGACTCCTCCCTGCACCTGGACAACCAGCTGTGCTTTGCCCTGTATTCGGCATCGCTGGCCACGACCAAGCTCTACAAACCGCTGCTGGATCCCTTGGGTCTGACCTATCCGCAGTACCTGGTGATGCTGGTGCTATGGGAACAGGACGACCGCATGGTCTCGGAACTGGGCGAACGCCTGTACCTCGACTCCGGAACCCTCACTCCGCTGCTCAAGCGCATGGAGGCAGCGGGCTGGCTTCACCGCCTGCGAGATGCAGCCGACGAGCGCCGCGTCAGAGTGCATCTCACCCTGGCAGGTCGCGCGCTGCGCGAGCAGGCGCGAGGAATTCCGGCCTGCCTGTCGCAGCAGGTAGGAGGCACGCTCGCCGAGCTCGAAGCGCTCACCCGGCAACTTCAACAACTGCGAGGCCAGATGATGGCTCCGCAGCCCACCCCCGCTTCATCCGAACGATGA
- a CDS encoding SDR family oxidoreductase, whose product MSTSIIKEHRELADKAVQRQTDIQLQQRRKDRMEASTKNDAEPGRQPSAPGPEHEEPSPPMPGQKLGKPGRQAEMELQPRTLAEDYAGSGKLEGKVALITGGDSGIGRAVAVLFAREGAHVAIAYLNEDEDAAQTCRLVEAEGAQCLAVSGDVQDTSFCEDLVSKVLEKFGSVNVLVNNAAFQEHASDIADITEERLEETFKTNIFGYFHMAKATLPYLNEGDCIINTGSVTGLRGSRHLLDYSATKGAIHAFTKALAGNLAERGIRVNAVAPGPVWTPLNPADKTTGDEIGQFGADTDMKRPAQPEEIAPAYVFLAAPACSSYITGIVLPITGTAGEQ is encoded by the coding sequence ATGTCGACATCAATCATCAAGGAGCATCGCGAACTGGCCGACAAGGCCGTGCAGCGGCAGACGGACATTCAATTGCAGCAGCGCAGGAAGGATCGGATGGAAGCGTCCACAAAGAACGATGCTGAACCGGGCCGGCAACCCTCCGCTCCGGGACCGGAGCACGAGGAGCCATCGCCGCCGATGCCGGGACAGAAGCTTGGGAAGCCCGGGCGGCAGGCTGAGATGGAACTCCAGCCGCGTACGCTTGCCGAGGACTATGCAGGGAGTGGAAAGCTGGAGGGCAAGGTCGCCCTCATCACCGGCGGCGACTCCGGCATAGGACGTGCGGTGGCCGTACTCTTTGCGCGCGAGGGGGCCCATGTGGCCATCGCCTATCTCAATGAGGACGAAGACGCTGCGCAGACCTGCCGCCTGGTGGAGGCCGAAGGGGCCCAATGCCTGGCCGTGTCGGGCGATGTGCAGGACACGTCTTTCTGTGAAGATCTTGTCTCCAAGGTGCTGGAGAAGTTCGGGTCGGTCAATGTGCTGGTGAACAACGCGGCGTTCCAGGAGCACGCCAGCGACATTGCGGACATCACGGAGGAGCGGCTCGAGGAGACGTTCAAGACCAACATCTTCGGCTACTTCCACATGGCCAAGGCCACGCTTCCGTACCTGAACGAGGGGGACTGCATCATCAACACGGGCTCGGTCACGGGCCTGCGCGGCAGCCGCCATCTGCTCGACTACTCGGCAACCAAGGGAGCGATCCATGCCTTCACCAAGGCGTTGGCAGGCAACCTTGCCGAGCGCGGCATTCGCGTGAATGCGGTGGCACCGGGGCCGGTGTGGACGCCGTTGAACCCCGCCGACAAGACCACGGGCGACGAGATTGGCCAGTTCGGAGCCGATACGGACATGAAGCGCCCCGCACAGCCCGAGGAGATCGCGCCGGCCTATGTTTTCCTGGCGGCACCCGCGTGTTCTAGCTACATCACCGGAATTGTGCTTCCGATCACCGGAACGGCGGGGGAGCAGTAG
- a CDS encoding ligase-associated DNA damage response exonuclease, whose translation MADLIVLTDRGLYCEAGDFFIDAWRPVHRTFVTHGHSDHAHAGMGEYWCTRAGEDILRWRLGAQDFRVLDYGEVRRFGGVKVSLHPAGHVLGSAQVRVERDDEVWVFTGDFKRQPDPTCAPFEVVRCDVFICEATFAFPVYAWPDTRDEVTRILQWREQCEAQGKAALVYAYSLGKAQRILAELNGRVNGTVLLHGAMARGVEVYRSAGIDMASTELVADLPASTDYAGRLILAPPSAQNSAWTRRFRSFEQGLASGWMQLRGNRRRRNLQRGFVISDHADWGALITTIRDSGARRVLATHGNTDALIPYLESELGLVAERLRTEYGDEEDAPDAPEDARDPGAIP comes from the coding sequence ATGGCAGACCTGATCGTGCTCACCGACCGTGGCCTGTATTGCGAAGCCGGAGACTTCTTCATCGATGCTTGGAGGCCCGTGCACCGCACCTTCGTCACGCATGGCCACAGCGACCATGCGCATGCCGGCATGGGCGAGTACTGGTGCACGCGCGCTGGCGAGGACATCCTGCGGTGGCGCTTGGGGGCGCAGGATTTTCGCGTGCTCGATTACGGCGAAGTGCGCCGGTTTGGCGGCGTGAAGGTATCGCTGCACCCGGCAGGACACGTGTTGGGCTCGGCACAGGTGCGCGTCGAGCGTGATGACGAGGTCTGGGTTTTCACCGGAGACTTCAAGCGCCAGCCCGATCCCACCTGCGCGCCTTTCGAGGTGGTGCGCTGTGACGTCTTCATCTGCGAGGCCACGTTTGCATTTCCGGTCTATGCGTGGCCCGACACGCGGGACGAAGTGACCCGCATCCTTCAATGGCGCGAGCAGTGCGAGGCCCAGGGCAAGGCGGCGCTGGTCTACGCCTACAGCCTCGGGAAGGCGCAACGCATCCTGGCGGAACTGAACGGGCGCGTCAACGGCACGGTGCTGCTGCATGGTGCGATGGCGCGCGGGGTCGAGGTCTACCGCAGTGCGGGCATCGACATGGCATCCACCGAGCTGGTGGCCGATCTGCCCGCGTCGACCGACTATGCGGGGCGGCTGATACTGGCGCCACCTTCGGCGCAGAACTCCGCATGGACACGGCGCTTTCGCTCGTTCGAGCAGGGGCTTGCGTCGGGCTGGATGCAACTGCGAGGCAACCGGCGGCGGCGCAATCTGCAGCGCGGCTTCGTCATTTCGGATCATGCGGATTGGGGCGCGTTGATCACCACCATCCGTGATTCCGGGGCGCGGCGGGTATTGGCGACCCATGGAAACACCGACGCCCTCATTCCGTACCTGGAGAGCGAACTTGGACTCGTGGCAGAGCGGCTGCGCACCGAGTACGGGGATGAGGAAGACGCGCCGGACGCGCCTGAGGACGCGAGGGATCCTGGAGCCATCCCATGA
- a CDS encoding ATP-dependent DNA ligase: MNRFAALYQALDQAAGNRARETALVDYFADAGHAEASWAIHVLSGAKVNAGRHRVATTTELREWVAELAAMPLWLVEDSYRQVGDLAETLALLVSAARGAGTLGMAEAAMTPPGETWFVPDSESSLDAWIERFLIPLSGQPADTRRRAIQSAWLRLDDASRFVFNKLLTGALRVGVSRRTLQISLARLAGIAAADMAHRMVGEWIPSPGSYEALMDLEVSAQSMDKPYPFYLASPLASEPAELGDPAAWQAEWKWDGIRVQLVRRAGHVPYLWSRGEERLDGRFPELEVQAALLPPGVVLDGELLAWDETAGLPRAFVALQKRIQKRQPSARLMRETPVRILFYDVLESRGEDWRGRPLSERRAELERLLAPLLQRPGSLLDISPVLAFDAWPRLAALRETAAEHHAEGLMLKSLGSPYQEGRRRGNWWKWKLDPFSIDAVLIYAQSGSGRRSTLHTDYTFAVWTEEGALVPVAKAYSGLSDAEILRLDKWIRAHTLERFGPVRSVQPQQVFEIGFEAVNRSSRHKSGVAVRFPRILRWREDKTPEQADRLSALLALSRDG; encoded by the coding sequence ATGAATCGCTTCGCCGCGCTCTACCAGGCATTGGACCAGGCTGCCGGCAACCGTGCGCGCGAAACGGCGCTGGTTGACTATTTCGCGGATGCGGGCCATGCCGAGGCCAGCTGGGCCATCCACGTACTGAGCGGTGCCAAGGTCAACGCGGGCCGCCATCGGGTGGCCACCACCACCGAACTGCGGGAATGGGTGGCCGAGCTGGCTGCGATGCCGCTCTGGCTGGTCGAAGACAGCTATCGGCAGGTGGGCGATCTGGCCGAAACGCTGGCGCTGCTGGTCTCCGCTGCTCGCGGTGCAGGTACGCTGGGCATGGCGGAGGCGGCCATGACTCCGCCGGGCGAGACATGGTTCGTTCCCGATAGCGAGAGCTCCCTGGATGCATGGATAGAACGGTTTCTGATTCCGCTGTCCGGCCAGCCAGCAGATACCCGACGGCGCGCGATCCAGTCGGCATGGCTGCGGCTTGACGATGCCTCGCGCTTTGTCTTCAACAAGTTGCTGACCGGGGCACTGCGTGTCGGTGTGTCTCGGCGCACCCTGCAGATCAGCCTGGCGCGCCTTGCCGGCATAGCCGCCGCCGACATGGCGCATCGCATGGTCGGTGAGTGGATTCCGTCTCCAGGATCCTACGAAGCCTTGATGGATCTGGAGGTGTCCGCGCAGTCGATGGACAAGCCTTATCCGTTCTATCTGGCGTCACCGCTGGCCTCGGAGCCCGCCGAGCTTGGCGATCCGGCGGCCTGGCAGGCCGAGTGGAAGTGGGATGGCATTCGAGTGCAACTCGTTCGACGCGCGGGGCATGTGCCTTACCTCTGGTCGCGCGGCGAGGAGCGACTCGATGGGCGCTTCCCTGAACTCGAGGTCCAGGCGGCGCTATTGCCTCCCGGCGTGGTGCTTGATGGCGAGTTGCTGGCATGGGATGAAACGGCCGGGCTTCCGCGTGCATTCGTGGCCCTGCAGAAGCGCATCCAGAAACGCCAGCCCTCCGCACGTCTCATGCGGGAGACACCGGTGCGCATCCTGTTCTACGACGTGCTCGAATCCCGGGGGGAGGACTGGCGCGGCCGGCCGCTTTCCGAGCGCCGCGCGGAACTCGAGCGCTTGCTGGCCCCCCTGTTGCAACGGCCTGGCTCCCTCCTGGATATCTCGCCGGTGCTCGCTTTCGATGCATGGCCTCGTCTGGCCGCGCTGCGCGAGACGGCCGCTGAACACCATGCGGAAGGCCTGATGCTCAAGTCGCTCGGGTCTCCGTACCAGGAAGGCCGCCGGCGCGGCAACTGGTGGAAATGGAAGCTCGATCCGTTTTCCATCGACGCCGTGCTGATCTATGCGCAGAGTGGCAGCGGGCGGCGCTCCACGCTGCATACCGACTACACCTTTGCGGTGTGGACGGAGGAGGGCGCATTGGTGCCTGTGGCCAAGGCCTATTCCGGACTGTCCGATGCAGAGATCCTTCGGCTCGACAAGTGGATCCGGGCGCATACGCTCGAGCGCTTCGGACCCGTGCGCTCGGTGCAGCCCCAGCAGGTGTTCGAAATCGGCTTCGAGGCGGTGAATCGTTCGTCGCGGCACAAATCCGGGGTGGCCGTGCGCTTTCCCCGCATCCTGCGGTGGCGTGAGGACAAGACTCCGGAGCAGGCCGACCGGCTCTCCGCCCTGCTCGCACTGAGCCGGGACGGGTGA
- a CDS encoding ligase-associated DNA damage response DEXH box helicase encodes MARARSAWRAWLASQGISAARFQREAWDAHARGDSGIISAPTGSGKTLAALGGPVMAALARAEGAGNVKEEARLREGFRILWVTPLRALASDTRERITAPIRDLLPAWSVALRTGDASSRDRRLSESGAAQLLIITPESLALLLSHERSLAQFASLQSVVVDEWHELLPNKRGVLLQLNLARLRALAPRVQVWGLSATIGNLDEALRVLVRQRPRARMQVIQDLRPKPFHLHSILPPPGSRLPWAGHLGLDNLPEVAKLVQSTGSSILFTNTRSQAELWFTALRSIWPEHVDTLAIHHGSLDQHVRQQVEEGLRSGRLRCVVATSSLDLGVDFPAVDRVLQVGGARSVARTVQRAGRARHRPGAAVRMDGVATQILDLCEFAATRELARQRIYESRQPLALCFDVLSQHIMSMALAGGFDPEALLREVRSSAAFESMSTAQWQDAIAFLVRGSASLAAYPQYERLRDDGAGRYVPANPGVARRHRMGIGTIVSHGAVPVQYLRGMRLGVIDEAFIARLVPGDTFNFAGKSLQLVRMQDGTAWVRRSASVGRYTPAWAGSLMPMSVRVGERMQALLAHAAAASSEEAVRALSPELRHLLPTLALQRERSHVPLEGELLIEVVGARPPRSLFIYPFAGRVVHEGLALLLATRLAQMQNNTFFWTCNEIGLMLQPQNPLDADTLDWPALLAERQLAADLQAAVNFGELARKRFKEIAQIAGLVAARAPGSRASQRQLQVSAGLLFDVLNQYDPQHILLCEARREALDQELHLPTLRETLSRLSKLTRVMAHAERHTPFSFGLWAESFRGQLTNESWSERVRRLALQNERDAGGVGYRSRR; translated from the coding sequence ATGGCCCGTGCCCGCAGCGCGTGGCGGGCCTGGCTGGCGTCCCAGGGTATCTCGGCAGCACGTTTTCAGCGAGAGGCCTGGGATGCCCATGCGCGGGGCGACAGCGGCATCATCTCGGCACCCACCGGCAGCGGCAAGACGCTGGCCGCACTTGGCGGTCCGGTGATGGCCGCGCTGGCCCGAGCTGAAGGGGCAGGAAATGTGAAGGAGGAGGCGCGGCTTCGCGAAGGTTTCCGCATTCTCTGGGTCACGCCGCTGCGCGCACTGGCCAGCGATACGCGCGAACGCATTACCGCTCCGATCCGGGATCTGCTGCCTGCCTGGAGCGTGGCCCTGCGCACGGGTGACGCGTCGTCGCGCGACCGGCGCCTCTCCGAGAGCGGTGCGGCGCAGCTGCTCATCATCACACCGGAGTCGCTGGCGCTGCTGCTCAGTCATGAGCGCAGCCTGGCCCAGTTCGCCTCGCTGCAGAGTGTGGTGGTGGACGAATGGCACGAGTTGCTGCCGAACAAGCGGGGCGTGCTTTTGCAGCTCAACCTGGCAAGGTTGCGAGCGCTTGCGCCACGGGTGCAGGTGTGGGGCCTTTCAGCCACCATCGGAAACCTGGATGAGGCGCTGCGCGTGCTTGTGCGCCAGCGTCCCCGCGCCCGCATGCAGGTCATCCAGGACCTGCGGCCCAAGCCCTTTCATCTGCACTCGATACTTCCTCCCCCCGGATCGAGGCTGCCGTGGGCGGGGCATCTGGGGCTCGACAACCTGCCTGAAGTAGCGAAGCTGGTGCAGTCCACCGGCAGCAGCATTCTGTTCACCAACACGCGCTCGCAGGCGGAGCTGTGGTTCACCGCGCTGCGCTCGATCTGGCCGGAGCACGTGGATACGCTTGCCATCCACCACGGATCGCTGGACCAGCATGTGCGCCAACAGGTGGAGGAGGGGCTTCGCAGCGGGCGGCTCCGCTGCGTGGTGGCCACCAGCAGCCTCGATCTGGGGGTGGACTTCCCGGCGGTGGATCGGGTCCTGCAGGTTGGCGGCGCCCGCTCCGTGGCGCGCACCGTCCAGCGTGCGGGCCGGGCAAGGCACAGGCCCGGTGCCGCTGTGCGCATGGACGGCGTGGCCACGCAGATCCTGGACCTGTGCGAGTTCGCAGCCACGCGCGAGCTGGCCAGGCAGCGCATCTATGAAAGCCGCCAGCCGCTGGCGCTGTGCTTCGACGTCCTGAGCCAGCACATCATGTCGATGGCGCTGGCCGGTGGCTTCGATCCAGAGGCGCTGCTGCGCGAGGTGCGCTCGAGCGCAGCGTTCGAGTCCATGAGCACGGCGCAGTGGCAGGATGCGATCGCTTTCCTTGTTCGGGGCAGCGCATCGCTTGCGGCCTACCCGCAGTATGAGCGCTTGCGTGACGATGGGGCGGGCCGGTATGTCCCCGCGAATCCGGGCGTGGCCCGGCGTCATCGCATGGGTATCGGCACCATCGTCTCCCACGGGGCCGTGCCGGTGCAATACCTGAGGGGCATGCGCCTTGGTGTGATCGACGAGGCCTTCATCGCTCGCCTGGTACCGGGAGATACCTTCAATTTCGCAGGAAAGAGCCTGCAACTCGTGCGCATGCAGGACGGCACGGCGTGGGTGCGGCGTTCCGCGTCCGTAGGGAGATACACCCCGGCCTGGGCGGGATCGCTGATGCCGATGTCGGTGCGCGTTGGCGAGCGCATGCAAGCCCTTCTGGCGCATGCAGCAGCAGCGTCGAGTGAGGAGGCGGTGCGTGCGTTGTCTCCGGAATTGCGCCACCTGCTGCCCACGCTTGCCCTGCAGCGTGAACGCTCGCACGTTCCGCTGGAAGGCGAGCTGCTGATCGAGGTGGTCGGGGCGCGTCCTCCTCGCAGCCTCTTCATCTATCCGTTCGCCGGCCGCGTGGTCCACGAGGGGTTGGCGCTGCTGCTGGCCACGCGACTCGCACAGATGCAGAACAACACCTTTTTCTGGACCTGCAACGAGATCGGGCTGATGTTGCAGCCGCAAAATCCCCTCGATGCGGATACCCTGGACTGGCCGGCATTGCTTGCGGAGCGGCAGCTGGCGGCGGACCTGCAGGCTGCGGTCAACTTCGGCGAACTCGCGCGCAAGCGCTTCAAGGAGATCGCGCAGATCGCGGGGCTGGTCGCAGCGCGCGCTCCCGGATCGCGTGCATCGCAAAGACAGCTGCAGGTGTCCGCCGGGCTGTTGTTCGACGTGCTGAACCAATATGACCCACAGCACATCCTGTTGTGCGAGGCACGAAGGGAAGCGCTTGACCAGGAACTCCATCTGCCCACACTCCGCGAAACCCTGTCCAGGCTGTCCAAACTGACGCGGGTGATGGCGCATGCCGAGCGGCATACTCCCTTCTCGTTTGGGTTGTGGGCAGAGAGCTTTCGCGGCCAGCTGACCAACGAAAGCTGGTCGGAGCGGGTCCGGCGTCTTGCGTTGCAGAACGAGCGCGATGCCGGCGGCGTGGGCTATCGGAGCAGGCGGTGA
- the pdeM gene encoding ligase-associated DNA damage response endonuclease PdeM, with protein sequence MDVAGERFIALPERALYWPRQGMLLIADLHLGKSDIFRAFGVAVPQSVQMDDLGRLDGLLERFAPAALVILGDFVHGAFVGPQTRERWQALRDTHPATRVILTRGNHDRTLSAAQWNLDSVLGEWMEDGVLLSHEPRHKRDGAPCFSLNIHGHIHPVFRDRQWRRGLPALVHEGLHLAMPAFSAFTAGVSCHTAQSRVWVFLADGDPLVLQVR encoded by the coding sequence GTGGACGTGGCCGGCGAGCGGTTCATCGCGTTGCCGGAACGTGCGCTGTACTGGCCGCGGCAGGGCATGTTGCTGATTGCGGACCTGCATCTCGGCAAGAGCGATATCTTCCGCGCATTCGGCGTTGCGGTTCCACAGAGCGTGCAGATGGATGACCTGGGTCGGCTGGACGGCCTGCTGGAGCGGTTTGCACCGGCCGCGCTGGTCATCCTCGGTGATTTCGTGCACGGTGCGTTCGTGGGGCCGCAGACACGGGAGCGATGGCAGGCGCTGCGCGACACGCATCCGGCGACACGCGTGATCCTCACGCGTGGCAATCACGACAGGACGCTTTCCGCCGCGCAATGGAATCTGGATTCGGTGTTGGGCGAGTGGATGGAAGATGGCGTCCTGCTCAGCCATGAGCCGCGCCACAAGCGTGATGGCGCGCCATGTTTTTCGCTCAACATCCACGGGCACATTCACCCGGTATTCCGCGATCGGCAGTGGCGCCGTGGATTGCCTGCGCTCGTGCATGAAGGGCTGCATCTTGCGATGCCAGCCTTCTCGGCCTTTACAGCGGGTGTTTCCTGTCACACCGCACAAAGCCGGGTGTGGGTGTTTCTTGCAGACGGCGATCCACTCGTACTGCAGGTGCGGTGA
- the bluB gene encoding 5,6-dimethylbenzimidazole synthase produces MSEQHPLPPTGSEAASPAPLAHGFSDAERAAVYRAIHERRDMRHFAGGTVPPEVLERLLTAAHHAPSVGFMQPWRFIRVRKTELRHDIHALIEQERMRTAEALGERKDEFMKLKVQGVLDAAEVLVIAMPPGREAHVFGRRTLPEMDIASAACAVQNLWLAARAEGLGLGWVSIFDPKALAELLKMPQGAHPLGVLCLGPVDHFYDEPMLQQERWARRRPLQDMLMDDAWTADN; encoded by the coding sequence ATGTCCGAGCAGCATCCCCTCCCCCCCACTGGATCCGAAGCAGCCTCTCCGGCCCCCCTCGCCCACGGCTTCAGCGATGCCGAGCGCGCTGCCGTCTATCGCGCGATCCACGAGCGGCGCGACATGCGCCATTTCGCCGGCGGCACCGTGCCGCCGGAGGTGCTCGAGCGCCTCCTGACAGCGGCCCATCACGCTCCCAGCGTGGGTTTCATGCAGCCCTGGCGCTTCATACGCGTCAGAAAGACCGAACTGCGCCATGACATCCACGCACTCATAGAGCAGGAACGCATGCGCACCGCTGAAGCCCTTGGCGAGCGCAAGGACGAGTTCATGAAGCTCAAGGTGCAGGGAGTCCTTGATGCAGCCGAGGTGCTGGTCATTGCCATGCCTCCAGGACGCGAAGCCCATGTGTTCGGCCGCCGCACGCTGCCCGAAATGGATATCGCCAGTGCTGCCTGCGCGGTTCAGAATCTCTGGTTGGCCGCACGCGCAGAAGGCCTCGGCCTGGGCTGGGTCTCCATCTTCGATCCCAAGGCGCTGGCGGAGCTCCTGAAGATGCCTCAGGGAGCCCATCCCCTGGGGGTTCTCTGCCTCGGGCCCGTGGACCATTTCTATGACGAGCCCATGCTGCAGCAGGAAAGATGGGCGCGCCGCCGCCCCTTGCAGGACATGCTGATGGATGACGCCTGGACAGCCGACAACTGA
- a CDS encoding SRPBCC family protein, which yields MPSTIRLHRVLTAKPEKIFRAFIEPDAIASWLPPYGFTCTVHELEAKVGGKHRMSFRNFTTGHGHSFGGTYLELVPGKRLVYTDSFDDPGLPGEMKVTVELKAVSVGTELNIEQQGVPDIIPTEACYLGWQESLRKLAKLVEPEIHQ from the coding sequence ATGCCCAGCACCATTCGCCTGCACCGTGTCCTCACGGCCAAGCCAGAGAAGATCTTTCGCGCATTCATCGAGCCGGACGCGATCGCAAGCTGGCTGCCGCCCTACGGTTTCACCTGCACCGTGCACGAGCTGGAGGCCAAGGTCGGCGGCAAGCACAGGATGTCGTTCCGGAACTTCACGACAGGCCATGGCCATTCGTTCGGCGGCACCTATCTTGAACTCGTTCCGGGAAAGCGCCTTGTCTATACCGACAGCTTCGATGATCCTGGCCTGCCGGGTGAAATGAAAGTCACGGTAGAGCTCAAGGCTGTATCCGTCGGCACGGAGTTGAATATCGAGCAGCAAGGCGTGCCCGACATCATTCCCACCGAGGCATGTTATCTGGGCTGGCAGGAGTCATTGCGCAAGCTCGCCAAGCTGGTGGAACCCGAGATCCACCAGTAA